Proteins encoded in a region of the Streptomyces akebiae genome:
- a CDS encoding helix-turn-helix domain-containing protein: MAETLKKGSRVTGAARDKLAADLKKKYDSGASIRALAEETGRSYGFVHRMLSESGVTLRGRGGATRGKKAASA; the protein is encoded by the coding sequence GTGGCCGAGACTCTGAAGAAGGGCAGCCGGGTTACCGGCGCCGCGCGTGACAAGCTCGCGGCAGACCTGAAGAAGAAGTACGACTCCGGTGCGAGCATTCGGGCACTGGCCGAGGAAACCGGCCGCTCGTATGGCTTCGTACACCGGATGCTCAGCGAGTCGGGCGTCACGCTCCGAGGGCGTGGCGGCGCGACGCGGGGCAAGAAGGCCGCGTCGGCCTGA
- a CDS encoding enoyl-CoA hydratase/isomerase family protein, producing MASLETLLDKDGVRLTVDDAIATVTLTNPAKRNAQSPALWRALTEAGRSVPGSVRVVVLRAEGRSFSAGLNRQMFTPEGIEGEPSFVDLARRDDAGLDATIAEYQEAFTWWRRNDIVSVAAVQGHAVGAGFQLALACDLRVVADDVQFAMLETSLGLVPDLTGTHPLVSLVGYARALEICLTGRFVQADEAQRIGLANLAVPADQLDDAVRDLAGALVTAPRDAVIETKALLRDAQDRGYDEQRAAERAAQARRLRDLAGVGE from the coding sequence ATGGCTTCGCTCGAAACGCTGCTCGACAAGGACGGCGTACGGCTCACCGTCGACGACGCGATCGCCACGGTGACGCTGACCAATCCGGCCAAGCGCAACGCGCAGAGCCCCGCCCTGTGGCGGGCGCTCACCGAGGCCGGTCGGTCGGTGCCGGGCTCCGTCCGCGTGGTCGTGCTGCGTGCCGAGGGCAGATCGTTCTCCGCCGGACTCAACCGGCAGATGTTCACGCCCGAAGGCATCGAAGGGGAGCCGTCGTTCGTCGATCTCGCGCGCCGTGACGACGCCGGGCTCGACGCGACCATCGCCGAGTACCAGGAGGCGTTCACCTGGTGGCGGCGCAACGACATCGTGTCCGTCGCCGCCGTGCAGGGGCACGCCGTCGGTGCGGGCTTCCAGCTTGCCCTCGCCTGTGATCTGCGCGTCGTCGCCGACGACGTGCAGTTCGCCATGCTCGAAACCAGCCTCGGACTCGTGCCCGACCTCACGGGGACTCACCCGCTGGTGAGCCTCGTCGGGTACGCCCGCGCGCTGGAGATCTGCCTCACCGGACGGTTCGTCCAGGCGGACGAGGCCCAGCGGATCGGGCTCGCGAACCTCGCGGTCCCCGCCGACCAGCTCGACGACGCCGTGCGCGACCTCGCCGGTGCGCTCGTGACCGCGCCCCGGGACGCGGTCATCGAGACCAAGGCGTTGCTGCGCGATGCCCAGGACCGGGGGTACGACGAGCAGCGGGCGGCGGAGCGGGCGGCCCAGGCCCGGCGACTGCGGGACCTGGCGGGCGTCGGCGAGTAG
- a CDS encoding nucleopolyhedrovirus P10 family protein — MTADGWTKAVRQQLGLGRVLPLGGPRDGAWITESAAGAALRRTADSLRGLSLGRLRISSVDSGGSEGEDADEHGYEAAVPPPPSALPPGPLRVTADLAASVGPAAEPLPATAARLRAALFTAAGERLGLTVTEVDLRVTHLLEADAGPSGPTAEPPPPAAAPASSAGDDEESRVAAAALSVPGVARLTGAFGGLGRAVDIAAGPALPRRHVRVELAVTEERRALDVAREVRAAVSDSLPDHPSVAVLVTAIGT; from the coding sequence ATGACGGCGGACGGTTGGACGAAAGCGGTACGCCAGCAGCTCGGGCTCGGCCGCGTACTTCCCCTGGGTGGCCCGCGGGACGGCGCGTGGATCACGGAGAGCGCGGCCGGAGCCGCTCTGCGCCGCACGGCCGACTCTCTGCGCGGGCTGAGCCTCGGACGGCTCCGCATCTCGTCCGTCGACTCGGGTGGCAGCGAGGGTGAGGACGCGGACGAGCACGGCTACGAGGCAGCCGTGCCCCCGCCCCCGAGTGCCCTGCCGCCCGGTCCGCTCCGGGTCACGGCCGACCTCGCGGCCTCGGTCGGCCCGGCCGCCGAGCCCCTCCCGGCCACGGCGGCCCGCCTGCGCGCGGCCCTGTTCACCGCCGCCGGGGAACGCCTCGGGCTGACGGTGACCGAGGTGGATCTCCGGGTGACCCATCTGCTGGAGGCCGACGCGGGGCCGTCCGGTCCGACGGCCGAACCGCCGCCCCCCGCCGCCGCTCCGGCGTCGTCGGCCGGCGACGACGAGGAGTCCCGAGTGGCCGCGGCGGCGCTCTCCGTCCCCGGCGTCGCCCGTCTGACCGGCGCCTTCGGCGGTCTCGGCCGTGCGGTCGACATCGCCGCCGGGCCGGCCCTCCCCCGCCGCCATGTCCGCGTGGAGCTGGCGGTGACGGAGGAGCGACGTGCCCTGGACGTGGCGCGCGAGGTACGCGCGGCGGTGAGCGACTCCCTGCCGGACCACCCGTCGGTGGCCGTGCTCGTCACAGCGATCGGCACCTGA
- a CDS encoding Asp23/Gls24 family envelope stress response protein, which yields MTDMTERNRTEGPDTTKEPTQVGRRTARRGGGDPAGRGRTTIADGVVEKIAGLAAREVMGVHAMGSGLSRTFGAMRDRVPGGTKSVTRGVKVEVGEVQTALDLEIVVDYGVSISDVARDVRENVIAAVERMTGLDVVEVNIAVSDVKLPDEEDEEPESRLQ from the coding sequence ATGACTGACATGACGGAGCGGAACCGGACGGAAGGGCCCGACACGACCAAGGAGCCGACGCAGGTCGGGCGCAGGACCGCCCGGCGCGGCGGCGGTGATCCGGCGGGTCGGGGGCGCACGACCATCGCCGACGGTGTCGTGGAGAAGATCGCCGGGCTCGCCGCGCGCGAAGTGATGGGCGTGCACGCCATGGGCAGCGGCCTGTCACGGACCTTCGGGGCCATGCGCGACCGGGTCCCCGGCGGGACCAAGTCCGTGACCCGGGGCGTGAAGGTCGAGGTCGGCGAGGTGCAGACCGCGCTCGACCTGGAGATCGTCGTCGACTACGGGGTGTCCATCAGCGATGTGGCCCGCGACGTGCGCGAGAACGTCATCGCGGCCGTCGAGCGGATGACCGGCCTGGATGTCGTCGAGGTCAACATCGCGGTCAGCGATGTGAAGCTGCCGGACGAGGAGGACGAGGAGCCGGAGTCCCGGCTGCAGTGA
- a CDS encoding Asp23/Gls24 family envelope stress response protein, protein MNPVASGRPTERGAVEAGERGALRIADRVVAKIASQAAREALDVVPQDSAPPHATVVLHHETARVRVSLELPYPSDIGGQCAAVRRHVAERVGTLTGTHVSEVAVQVERLHLTHAHDVAQGRTR, encoded by the coding sequence ATGAACCCCGTGGCAAGCGGGCGTCCCACGGAGCGGGGAGCCGTCGAGGCCGGGGAGCGTGGGGCGCTCCGGATCGCCGACCGGGTCGTCGCGAAGATCGCCTCGCAGGCGGCGCGCGAGGCACTCGACGTCGTGCCGCAGGACTCCGCGCCCCCGCATGCCACCGTCGTCCTCCACCACGAGACCGCGCGCGTGCGCGTCAGTCTCGAACTTCCTTACCCCTCGGACATCGGTGGCCAGTGCGCTGCGGTGCGTCGTCATGTCGCCGAGCGGGTAGGGACGTTGACGGGAACGCACGTGTCGGAGGTGGCCGTCCAGGTCGAACGGCTGCACCTGACGCACGCACACGATGTGGCACAGGGGAGGACGCGATGA